The Rhipicephalus microplus isolate Deutch F79 unplaced genomic scaffold, USDA_Rmic scaffold_21, whole genome shotgun sequence genome segment ggggctgggaggggacaaagcagccggcgtcacaggtgcaagtggcccccaggtgcaggacgctccagctgaaaagtcacagcatgtgataatcgccggggactcgaatttcaatcgatgcacagaagccatcaaagagagagtaagaggtgaaaagagggttgcagtaggggcgttcccaggacgcaaggttgaagcagtcatgaggcaagcgagcgcaaaactcaaaactacagctgatagacgaaacctcgtgataatttcaggcggtttaaccGATGTCTTAagtgaagatacagcaggactagcaaccacactggcgaaaggcgtcgatgacatgcgcgccacttctcctaaggtataggtagtgatatgcacgataccaaaggtaccggtgcgtgatagcaacctgcaaagagcggttgtcaacgcaaaccaagagatatggcggatgagttgagagaaaggctttgaggtggtggaaataaacagagaggtgcataggtggggtggttttcaacgcgacagaattcacttcgatgggcggctaggtcatgaggtgggttggcgacttgcaggacgcacagtagctttcttttttttttttttttttttgggggggggggtagtaatgaggaaaacaaccagggagactctttgacagatggtatggacagatacgattccaaagtggcaccaatatccaAGATAGGtggagtccggggcagaaatagacgtagccacgagcgccgagccaattcagacatagggtatattaacatgcagggtggtaggaacaggctgaagggggaagagatagaagaacagctaagggaagagaggccgatggtatacggttttgtagaaacacatctcagggacatgtaACAACCTCCGAActatccggactacgcgtgggaatattgtaatagaacagaaggcagcagaaaggggggtggtattggggcattcattcataaaagtacagactggcgaagggtcaagcaggagtgcaaggaacacttatggctaaaagggaaagtggcaggtcaaatgacactcttcagtttcgtgtacttgtggacgggagcaaaggccagagagcaaaaccaggcaatggtagagtgtatatcaaaggacttTCAGGAGTTAAGAAGAgggtgcgagataattatactaggacacatgaatgcgcatatagaagatatagatgggtataccgacccgacaggcaaaatgatcatggatatgtgtgaaaggcttgatttgatcatttgcaacagtaccgagaagtgtgaaaggcaaataacatgggaggtaggaaggctgcagttgccccgccgcggtggtctagtggctaaggtactcggctgctgacccgcaggtcgcgggttcgattcccggctgcggcggctgcatttccgatggaggcggaaatgttgtaggcccatgtgctcagatttgggtgaacgttaaagaaccccaggtggtcgaaatttccggagccctccactacggcgtctctcataatcatatggtggttttgggacgttaaaccccacatatcaaatcatcaggaaggctgcagtcgacgatagattatgcactgatgtcacataggatgtatgataagctcaggggaatgcacatagatgaaggtggctcccgaagtctaggtagtgatcacaaacgtatcaagctaagttttggaagagcagtgaaagtgggaaggagacaaggtgagcaactacaggaaaagttttatccagaaaggcaaattcaaatagccactaaacaaattgagaaagtaatcacggaggataataagacagtgtggacatacacgaatctaattagactctttgagctagagcttgctaagacgcgtgacaagtcaccccgaaaaagaagacacaaacccaaaagtttgtgggatgaggaagttaagagagccatagcaaaacgtcaggaagcctctagggaacacagacatgctaagcagcggggtgaaccgacaggtgatgttgaaagaaaatgggaaacctttctaagctgtagaagggatgcatcccttctgatcaatgaaatgattagaagaaaggaagctcagtggctgacggaagtacataaaaaagatacaaAGGCAGCTGccaaattttggaaccatctaaactccctaagaaatgagacgaacctagagcagagttttataactacagcccaaggtactaggctagaagggaacgaagctattgaatatataagaataagggtgacagaaaaattccaacaaagaagtgctctatgcaccacaatagacaaggacgaatcaagtggtgcaatggctccattttcacaacgagagtgggaaagggctgagaaaagggttcctagtagtacatcaacaggcccatatggcattccaattatgctgataaagacattaggtccgaagtctaagcaggctttgagagatgcagtgagcaaaataataatcgatggtgaggttcccgatggatggaaacttagcaggatgagcatgatctataaaggaaagggggacaaagctgacataaacaactaccgtcctataacagtgacatcagtggtctacaggccggcgatgcagattacaaaggaaagactgcaggcatggatagaggatgagggggtgctgggggaactgcagaatgggtttcggaaacacaggaggttggaagacaatctgttctcactgacgcagtgcatcgaaatagcagaaaaggaacacaggcccctgtggctagcattttcggatatcaagggagcgtacgatagcgtggttgaagaggaattgtggggaatactggacacactaggcgtggaacatgtagtcacgaatcttttaaagaatatttataaaggtaacaaggtagttataaagtgggaaaaacaagtatccaagcctgcagaggtaaaacgggggcttaggcaggggtgccccctgtcacccttattattcatgttgtacctacaaggattagaggcaaaattagagggaagtgggctgggcttcaacctctctttagtcaaacagagaaaacttattgatcaggcactaccagcaataatgtacgcagatgatatagtgctaatggccaacaacaaggaagatttgcagagattgatggacatctgcggtaatgagggagataggttagatttcatattcagtaagaaaaaatcagcagtcatgattttttttGATAATGAAGCTAGCGAGCTTacgatacaggaggtcatgctagagataaaagataaatgcaaatatctgggcgtacggataagcaatgggaccgagtacctaaggaaacacgaaatatacgtaatgactaaaggtaacaggaatgcagcagtcatgaaaaataaggCACTGTGGAATAAGAACAGGTATGATGtgttgagaggaatatggaaagggttcatggttcctggtctgacgttcggcaatgcggtcttgtgcatgagatcagcaagttcaagcaagattagaaattgagcaacgtggaataggtaggcttgctttaggagctcaccgGAATACACgaaattagggagtacaaggtgatatgggatagacatcattttAGGGCAGGGAAACTAGCAGTATGACAAAATTtgggaagcgattgagagaaatgggggaggagcgttgggctgggaagcttttcagctatttgtacatgaagaatgtcgatacaaaatggaggaagccaaccaaaaaaaaaaaaatgacgggtaaatacttagaaaatagcagagggtcaaaccaaaaagaactatcggttaagaagaaggtgaaggaagctgagaccaatatgtgtcGAATGGCATGATTAAAgcgtccacactagagatctttcgaactttcaagcaggaaattgccaaggaaaagatccaTGGTAATACTCGGAggagttctctactgtttgaggcaggacgggagtattgcgaaccaagacatatcgggccaaatacgaaggggtagacacagtatgcagtgcgtgtggagaggaagaagaaactgccgaacacttgataatgttctgtaaagggcttcaccctatagttcaggatgatggcgcagagtttttcaaagcactgcggtttagggacagggagggcaaagtagactttaagcgggtagacctaactagaaggaggttatctgattggtggctaaagccaaagcacgagtgaaaattaaacccttcactgcaaagtacgaatcctcaaactcactttttaaagaaagaaaaaaaatctagtttttggttcattaagtattacggcttggtggcgctagccaccgcccgatctaaagggggcagccatatccatccatccatccagcttcTTACAAGATGGCCTCTACCATGCCGCACGTGAGCTCCGCTGACCAGGTATGTTTATTTTTGAAATAACTAATTCAGTCTTTCCGAGAGGGAGCTGATATTGCatagaatttaaaaaaaagtgctccttGTTTGATTCGCATGCAGGGTTTTGCTTTTCAAGCTTTCGTTGAAGCGGAATATTTTATTTATATGCCATGTTGCACATGTGCAACAGTGGGCAGTAGTGTCCCAATGAACGActgttgcatatgtgcaacaGGACTCCATCCTTCTGATTAGCAGTGTGTTGGTGTCGTTTTGTTGTGCTAAAGACAACCTGTGCGGTTTTCTAGTGCATTaaaattgtttttaatttattttatttgaatctGCAGGCTGGTATGTCGTCGTCTTTGTTCTATGGATTGCCCAGGACCCGACGACAGCATTTTCTTGGAAATGACAACTTGCTTCGCCACATTGACTGCAACCAGAGTGACATATCTGATGACAGCAGTGATGAGGAAGTGGAAGTGCCAACTGTTGATAGAAACTCTGATGAAGAAAGTAGTTCGACGGAGTCCGAGGATGAGGTCACGGCACCCACAACAGGCTTGAAAGTGACATACGAAGAAGCGCTATACGTGGAAGAAAACATCATTTTAGCCGCCAGTAAGTTGCTTCAAAAATGACTTGCCTTTGTCTCCCTCTGAGCCTTACACGGCAAAGCAGCTGTTTGACTTGTTTGTGTCAGGAACGATGCCTACACGCGTCGTTGAAGAAACGAACAAGTACTACCTGCAGAAAAATGGAACGCCGTTAGGCATGACTATTGAAGAAATAACTTCTGTGCTTGGAATGTTTTTCCGTATGGGCCTCGTAGATATGCACAACGTACGTGCATACTGGGAACAGGGAAGCAGGCATGAGCTTGTAGCACAAGTTATGTCGTGGAATCGATTCGAGAAGATAAGTCACTTGCACTTGGTGGACAATGAtgctgcaacagaaaaaaaacaatggaaGACAAATGCTGGAAAGTGCGCCCCTGGCTATCAGAACTGCGTGAAAACATGTTGAAAATTTCACAGAAAAGAAAGTCGTGTATTGATTAAATTCTGATTCCTTTCCGTGGAAGGTCTCCAATAAGGCAGTACCTACCAAGCAAGCCCAAATGCAAGCGGGGTCTCAAGCTTTGGGCCCGGGCAGGAGAGTCGGGGCTCTGCTAAGACTTCGACGTGTACCCAGCCTCTAGCAAGAGTTTCTACAGAGATCAAGGTGGGTTTGAGCTCGGTCTTGGGGCCGGGGTTGTTATCCAGCTCTGTTCAAGCTTCCCCGGCCGTGACAACAACCTAATAATTGGTGATAACTTTTTTTCAAGTCCTCATTTGGTGAGCGAGTTAACATCCAGGAAAATCTCGTACATTGGCACTGTTCGAGAGAACAGATTGTAATCATGCAAATTGATCAacgagaaagaaatgaaaaagaaaggtcGTGGCTCATTGGACTTCTGTGTTGCATCGTGTGGTCAGAGCAACATGGTTGCCGTAAAGTGGTTCGACAACAGGCCGGTGACACTCATCTCCAATTGTGTGGGTGTTGACCCCATAACGACTGTGAAAAAATGGGACAAGAAGCAGAAAACACACATTCCAGTTGAGTGCCCTGCTATTCTGCCAGTGTACAATATGTCAATGGGCGGTGTGGACCTGCTAGACAAGATGTGCTACAGTTATCGCTTTCCAATGCGGGCAAAGCGATGGTACATGTACATATTCTGGCACACCGTCAAAATGGCCGCAGTGAATGCATGATTTCTGCATAAACGCCATGCACAACAGCAAGGTAATCGTACAGTGCCTCTGCGTAGTTTTCTGTCGGAGCTTGCAACCACATTGGGGCTTTACAGAAAGCGTGCAGCTGGACGACCGTCTAATGAAAAATCTCCTATAGTGGTCAAAAAGGTCCTCACTGCAGTAACACGAGACGTTCAAAAGGTTGGAACACAACATTGGCCACTTTGGAACGAGCGCAGAACCAGATGCAAGACATGCAAAGGGGGCTACACCTTTGTTTCTTGCTCAAAGTGCCAGGTGTATCTGTGCCTCAATAAAGACCGCAATTGCTTTACCCACTTTCACCAGGTTTAGAACACCTCGGACGATCCAGTTTTAATGATTGTTTCGTTCttgcattcagaaaaaaaaaaaagaatgtaagcTCAGCTAATGTTTGCCTCTCCGCATACCTTCCGTTGCATTACTGCCCAGtgttgcatatgtgcaacaagctgtaatttcaaataaaaatggTTCTTGACTATTCTTGCGCTGTCTGTTTCTTTATCTTAGTTTCAAATGCAAGTCTACAACTTGTCTTCCTgttttattttcgttttctggGACTGGGAATTACTGGGTTAAGTAATGGTATAATTTTTGCAATCTTCCATtgagaagggatccatgctcttctaagggaataattgacgagacctaaaagatcattcggatattccctgtgtagtatttttagcattgtatttgttattccatcggggcctggtgctgcatttggcaatctttccatagcctgatttaattcggaagtcgatatttctgtgttgTCATAGATGGTTGTGTAAGCAGgattaggaagatgcgttgagaacctgttttctaattgttCAGCCAAttgattcctgtagttcctgtgaggtgtgaactattgagtcaacgtttcctggtataggggtcttcttcctaccacgaaagaaattgaataaagcacgtttgttatttgatttagacaggaactcgaaatgttcttggttatattgctctttcgctcgtaATACAGTGCGTTTGAATGTTgacgcaatgaactgataatccttccaattttttggactctgattacatataagtcttccatgcagcttttcttctataggctcgtgtgcactcattattccaccatctactaggttgggcacttttggatgacgatgtagcaattacaaattctgaagggttcttggagatttttaaagcagaacagacatttctgccgaggtcttcattttgaccactggacactgccgtaatgttggaacgcaagcagtcttcaaatgttttgtaattgatcaatgttttttctgtcctttcaatagatttcacagcacatgagatttcaaagaatacaggaagatggtcactgtgaTTCGTGAAGCTCTCGAGCCGCCGCGTCTGCAACCTCGTTGCCGGCCAGAGGGCAGTGCGTGTCGGCAGGTGTACATATCACAAATGTAGCATTTTTGTTTCGTATTCTTTCCGCGTTGATCGTCAATATTCGCAGTGCCTCCCGGGACACCCGGCCGTTAGCATACTTTCGTATCGCCacctgcgagtcgctgatcacCGTTTCGGCCTCAGTGGTGGCCACCGCAAGGGCGATGGCCACCTCCTCGGCCGTCTCTGCGTGCTGGGTTTTAACCGTTACGCTCGTCTTGCATTTGCCTTCGTGGTCTTTAAGCAAGCCTTGGGATTACCAAAAATGGAAAAGAACAAATTTTCTTTAGCATATGACAATAGTTTATTCCCAAGTGTCAAAAGCACTAACTTTCATTACGTAAATTATAGAAGTGAAATGCTTTCTCTATTTTCACTAACGAATACGGCATTTGACAGACTAAAGCCAGGTTGGAAGCATGACTGCAAACTCATTTAGCCTTATGTGAATGGGTGCGGGTCCATAGAATTGTTACAGCACTTAGTACAAAGAACCCAGAAATATCTACTTCGTCATAGTTTCGACTATAGAAACATTGATCAAGATGCTAAAAAGATCAAGTTCAAACTCCTATTCAGAGTCGGTATCAGTGGCTTAATCTgtagagcgagagagagagaaaggaaaggtcgggaggttaaccagatattggcatctggtttgttacccagcactgggggcggggaaataggggcaagaaagagggggtagagaaaaaaaaaaacgcacgcgcactcatgtgaaaacgaaaacacTCACAGGAAAGGCGTCCTGGCTTAATCTGTAGCTTTCTTTATCACGTTAGGATGTCGCATTGGGAAAAGTATAGCTGGTGTTGCAGTGCTTACAGAGTTTCCCGCCACCGGTCTCCTGGATCGTGAAGTGCATCGGCACGTCAGAAATTAACCCAACCATTGCAGAATCTGCTCTCACATCACTTTATAAGCAGACTTCTTCCACAAGTCGCTCAAGTGTACAAGGGAAAGTCAGAACTGAACGACAACGGGTGCCAAGCCATCAGACACTGCCCCTAGCATGACCACACGCGAACGACGAAGCTCCGCTATAGACTCAAGTTAAGCCGACGCTGGAGCTGGCTTTATGTGATGTCGACGGTGAGTGGTCAGCCGTCATTTGTTGTTTTGGTACCATGTGTGATATTTTGGTTTCACGTTCAATGCTAGGCGTTGCCTAAGCTTTAATTCTGTACCTTTTATCCCACAAAAATTCCAGCCAATTTTTACAActgtgcggaaaaaaaaaaacgtttttttcagaattttctcatttttttcgaaTCTCTAGTATGGACATTTCGAATCTGTAGTATGGACCTTATGTGTGTGAGACAGGTTTTTCTGACCGCAGgctaatatattttttttactatGATCTCAAAAATGCCCTAAATGTTCAGCTTTACAAACAAGATTTACAACACATCTAGATCATTGGCGAGGGTTGGGGTAAAGAAAGCAGGGGCACAGCAGCATTCACTCACTGGCTGAATAAGATAATGACCTCTGGAAATACCGCGCCTGAAAAAAATAAGGGGTGCTGCGCCGGTCTAAGCCATCAAGGGAACACATTTAGAATTTCTTGCCTACTTTTTATTACTATGCTATTATATGCCATGCATTCGCAAGCACCATTACATGACTGAACATTCTGCCACTGTTGCTAGATGAAGTGCGGGGCTTGAATATGAGCCTGCTGATTTCCAGGACATTTTCCTGACATCCTTAAGTATTGGTCAAAGAACACAACTGTATATGTATGAACAGATTTTTTAATGATGACAGTTACATAATCTGTTAACTTTGTATTCGTTTTAATAAGGTCATTTAATTTAAGACATAAAAGAAAAGAGTGGATGTAAAATGGTAATGTAGCATGCAAGGGGTACACTGGAACGATCTTAGTTTTTGTGTTTTTGCCAAAAAACCTGCTCACCCTATCCTGAGGCTAGTTTAGCTTACTATTTAATGGGGTTAGGTTTTATTTTGAAAGCTAATAGATATGTTATTACAGTACTGCTAATATATATGTGCTTCAGCCGCAGAACCACACAAATCCAACTGGCAATCAGGCCAAGGAAGGCTGCCCTTATTGTCCAAACGCAAAGGGCAACCAAAGGAACTTTGATCGTTTCTATCAATCTACCTGCCTGTGTCTGGGAGTCCTCGCGGTTGTATTTTTATGATGTTTTATAGTAAAATTGACACAAAACGACATCGATAAGGAACATTATCAGGTTATgcaaaaataactttaaaaatTTCCCATTTTGTACATCATAAAACCTTTCCGTCTAGGCGGCGGATGTGTAATCTCTAAGTGGATGTAATCTCTAGGCGGCGGATGTATAGCATACCTCGCTTGTGATATGCTGGTATGCACCACACGCGATTCACTGTTTATATCAACCCAAGGACAGCAAAAATGCACGGGAACTTTCCGCCCATAATTTATTAATTTTCATCTGCGATTAAGGTTTTTGCAGAGGagttttttttacagaaaaaatcCACTGCAACGAAAACTATGAACCTGTGAACGAAAATTATGAACCGTTAAGTACTGTCTTAGTCCTCTTCTGCTTTGTTCCTGGAGCATGTGTGCTGACACTTTCAATCTGAGATGCAATAATTCGGATCTGTGAGAGCACgagtagaaaaaagaaaaaggagttAGAAAAAATAGAGAGCAAATGAAAAGAAAGTGTAAGTGAGAAGTAAAGGgtgagaaatagaaagaaaggaacaaacaGAAAAGACATACAAAAACTGAGCGAAAaccaagagaaaaaaatacagaaaaataaaTGGAAACAAGCAAAACTCTTGCTTGGCTTATAGGCAGCCGTAAAAAAATAGAACGCTGCATCTGCTTGCACATGCGTGAACGCAGATTAAATTGCGCAAAAATGAAACCAAATGCCCTAACAGTTATCCATCATGTAGACCACCATGCATGCCAGAGAGATGATTTATTAAAAGGCAGAAAGGTaagcctgagctagttcgctctaacCTGCTTGCTTATTGCATGGGCATACGCAGATACACTTACGTACCTTCTTTCTTTTCCGTCGTTGTGTGCTTGTTCGGTTGTTAGTAGGCGTTTGTGGTGTCCCCACTTCTCTCGTCGgtccgtgtttgcatgccctATCTCTTTTAGAAAGAATATGTACAAACTGGCTCAGCTGTATTTAATCCTGAACACCTGGTAGCATGCCaggcaaaagaaagaaagtcgTGAGCTCATCGGCTCTTGTAATGTGTTGATAGAGAATTAAGTTGAAATGAAATATCATATAAAAATCGCAATATATGGGAGCAAATGACTTAAGTGGTCGGCGCGCGAAAACGGGCTGGACATTCACGTGATGATAATGTGCGATGATGAATCCGTTTAGACTGATGAATTATCTTGTGAAAACTCCACCTTTGATAACTTCACTATCATAAACTTATTAATGAAGGTCAGAGCTTCGGACTTAAAATTCGCACTGATACCATGCTGAAAGGTGTGCTAATAAACTGAAGGCTGTTGTTTGTGCGAAATGTTACATGGACATATGATACAATGTGTTGCAATAGTTTATGTAACACAGATGTCAATATAACGGGTCCCTAGTCAATGACAGATGAAGCCATATATCAAAAGTGGAATTATTTCAGATATCCTCCAACTATAGGGAACAGACCACGAATCAATAGCGGTTCCAGAGGGGGGGAGCAGTAGGGGCAATCGCCCTCCCCCAAAGCCTGTCAGCACCTCTTCCCTTCACTTCAGTGCTTGCCATCGACCTGCTATCACCagttaggacaaatgagtgggaccactgtgagcacacattaacagtatttatgccaTTGCAGGTTTTttgtgctagtaaaaacaaaataGTAATGAGCACGCCCACATTTCAGGTGTTAATTCAAGTAACCGCCCCTCCCCCTAGAATGGGTGGCCGGATATTCGCCCCTGCCTCAAATGAATGCACTGTTGAAAAATACTGGCTAAATTTAGACATAATTGCTAaggaatgcgaagcatttcttagcaaactttggtgactttgaccatatctatctatctatctatctatctatctatctatctatctatctatctatctatctatctatctatctatctatctatctatctatctatctatctatctatctatctatctatctatctatctatctatctatctatctatctatctatctatctatctatctatctatctatctatctatctatctatctatctatctatctatctatctatctatctatctatctatctatctatctatctatctatctatctatctatctatctatctatctatctatctatctatctatctatctatctatctatctatctatctatctatctatctatctatctatctatctatctatctatctatctatctatctatctatctatctatctatctatctatctatctatctatctatctatctatcatttatTCATTCAACACTGTGGGCGTTTTCAGGCCTATATTGGAGAGTTCATACAAAGCAAATAAGACTTCATATTGcgaagatgaaaaagaaagggaaaataGGCAATACAAAGCAACCGCAACGATGTTATAACAACATCAAAGCAATAAACAAACAAGGCATATGCGTTTCAccgggggggggggtaagaaaaaaaaactagttagCATGACAACATCAAACGATATCTATAGATAGATAGGAAGCCACCtatgacctttagctctcctggccgtttcaattatTGGGTCTAAACCAAAAtttttatggcataacatgattgtatgacgagcataagtgactagtcataatgtgaaaatcatgacatgtatgtcataaatctcataatttacatgtcatggtcttgctgctcttgcggtagtatTGTTCCCAtgacattgcaaaactggtatggtatgacatgactgcatggtgaacagaaGTGGCAGGCCCTattgtggaaatcatgacatgcttgtcatggaAGTCATGACATACACGCCATACGCTcgtggtgtgctcgcggccgtttcgctaacttcacatataccaaatttggtatcacgtcatgTAGATAGTATCACGTCATGTAGATTTGGTATCACGAATGTAGATGAATTACAAAGGTATatgtacaaacatgataattatgacatgcatgtcatgtgagaacatcactacttgctacgctcatgatgcactggcagccgtttccctagcttcacacaTCAAATGTGATATTATGTGATGTGAATTGATAGCGAAGGTaaatgactagtgcaaacatgcaTTCTTCACATGCGtatcatgttagaacatgactacatactacaatcatgatgcgctcgcggaggtttttctagcttcacatataccaaatttggcgttgcgtgacgtgaatggatgacgaaagtgtatgactggtgcaaacatgataagcatgaatTTTGTGACACATAAGACATAACATTAGACTATATAacacgctcatgatgtgttcgcggccgtttcgctagctacatataccaaatttggtattacgtgacgtgaatggacgacaaaggtaagtgacacatccagacatgataattatgatatgcgtgtcatgtaaagcatgatcacatgctacgctcatagcgcgctcgcggtagtttagctagcttcacgtaccgaattcggtattgcgtgacgtgaatggacgacaaagatAAATGCCagacgcaaacatgataattaagacacgaaagtcatgtacggtataatttacgTGCCTACCACTGCTAGCACTGGTATTGCAAACATTAGTGGTGCCGTTGTTACGCGACTATAAATAATATATACTTGCATCTTATACAGACACCTCAATGCGCACATCATTTccacttgtgtttactgtgtacttcATCCATGCGCCTCGCAgttttgtggtgattttaaagtgagatatctaccttcctcattcgtgcgtcgcatatcaccgattcccgctgcacgtgggatctgccattttttttcttagtagTTGTATGAACTGATTCAGTGCAGCACTGGGAGCTAAGCTGCTACAACTACAACAAGTTAATTCTATTAACTTGTGAGTGattatgatattgtcacgggtcGATAGT includes the following:
- the LOC119175415 gene encoding uncharacterized protein LOC119175415, whose translation is MASTMPHVSSADQAGMSSSLFYGLPRTRRQHFLGNDNLLRHIDCNQSDISDDSSDEEVEVPTVDRNSDEESSSTESEDEVTAPTTGLKVTYEEALYVEENIILAASKLLQK